Proteins from a single region of Sphaerochaeta globosa str. Buddy:
- a CDS encoding co-chaperone GroES, whose product MTIKPLADRVLVKIEEVQEKTASGLYIPQTAQEKTQIGTVVAVGEGTDKVKMTVKEGDRVMHDKYAGTSVKSDGKEYLILSMKDVLAIIE is encoded by the coding sequence ATGACCATTAAGCCTTTGGCAGACAGAGTATTGGTGAAAATTGAAGAGGTGCAGGAGAAGACGGCAAGCGGTCTGTACATCCCTCAGACAGCACAGGAAAAGACCCAGATCGGTACTGTTGTTGCAGTCGGTGAAGGGACTGACAAGGTCAAGATGACCGTCAAGGAAGGCGATCGCGTCATGCACGACAAGTATGCCGGAACTTCTGTGAAGTCGGATGGCAAGGAATACCTAATCCTCAGCATGAAGGATGTCCTGGCAATCATCGAGTAG
- a CDS encoding sigma-70 family RNA polymerase sigma factor: MKTKRTMLNHTDDSYAYDDANILSMYLKEINQIPLLTPQEELVLAKRAQKGDEFARKRMIESNLRFVVNVAKKYQNQGMPLVDLINEGNIGLMTALEKFDPDKGYHFISYAVWWIRQSIMKAINEKSRAVRLPLNRTNELLQMHKAQRSLMKDLSTDDPSMEEIGTLTGFDPKHVSNLLSISRDLISLDAPVFTDGSASNIGDFIEDESQNPEQSLLDASLKEDVRSLLATLSDKERDIIELRFGLEGKTPMSLKEIGELYNLTKERIRQIEKKALERLRNPSKSKMVESYIA, translated from the coding sequence ATGAAAACGAAACGCACCATGCTTAACCATACCGATGATTCTTATGCCTATGACGATGCAAATATACTGAGTATGTATCTGAAGGAAATCAACCAAATTCCTTTGCTTACCCCCCAAGAGGAACTTGTCCTTGCCAAGCGCGCCCAAAAGGGTGACGAATTCGCCCGCAAGCGCATGATTGAATCCAACCTTCGTTTTGTCGTGAATGTAGCCAAGAAATATCAGAATCAGGGTATGCCTTTGGTTGATTTAATCAATGAGGGAAACATCGGCTTGATGACAGCCTTGGAGAAATTCGATCCCGATAAGGGATATCATTTCATCAGTTATGCCGTCTGGTGGATTCGCCAGTCGATTATGAAAGCCATTAATGAAAAGAGCAGGGCGGTGCGTCTTCCGCTGAACCGGACCAATGAATTGCTGCAGATGCATAAGGCACAACGTTCGTTGATGAAGGATTTGAGCACCGACGACCCGAGTATGGAAGAGATCGGCACCCTTACCGGTTTTGACCCAAAGCACGTTTCCAACCTTCTCTCCATCAGCCGCGATCTGATAAGCTTGGATGCCCCGGTTTTTACCGACGGTAGTGCCAGCAATATCGGCGATTTCATTGAAGATGAGAGCCAGAACCCCGAGCAATCCTTGCTGGATGCTTCCTTGAAGGAAGATGTTCGTTCTCTGCTTGCCACCCTCAGTGACAAGGAACGCGATATTATCGAGCTCCGCTTCGGCCTGGAGGGAAAGACTCCGATGTCTCTGAAGGAAATCGGCGAGCTGTACAACCTTACCAAAGAGCGCATCCGCCAGATTGAGAAGAAGGCACTTGAGCGCTTGAGAAATCCGTCAAAAAGTAAGATGGTGGAAAGCTATATCGCATAA
- a CDS encoding ATP-dependent DNA helicase, with the protein MTKHDIYEIFDKGGLLEKNFPGYEYREGQLLMAEMVRESYETNAISAIEAGTGIGKSFAYLAVALYNAMSSPDERTVIATSTINLQKQLYEKDIPMLFRYLGFSCKTALAVGRSNYVCILRFVQTRAEASLLSQDPMSELYQVGQWIKKAETGLFADYPSRLSFELRSEICCDGDLCPNHSCEYFKECFFFKAKAKAKEAKIIVSNHHLLFTDAQSRYISDVDYTEEMILPPFNRLIIDEAHNIESNATEYFTDEYDSREMLRQIHRIQRTGKYSSKSLLEQLGEYSTEVDIIDRIQDDIHLFMQEVGTLDQYLLAVFQKNDFQPVLIKVEQQGRLADFVKAAASVAEASGRLAAKINVFLEHNKAPEELDSKLAELKVRGTRISMMSEVLTRFCNFELWQDEVHWFNAESNNRDRNVQVRITPLSIAPLLVDALFTKLDTVVCTSATLDLSDQFAFWASRVGLPYDERRPFLKGIFLSPFDYQSHLMLLTPSDAPLPAKEMENPYIQYLAQTIFKAVHSAGGGSLVLFTSYVMLKQIKLMLASQFEQAGITLLAQGDLDRYTLLNRFIAEQDSTLFATSSFWEGVDAPGDTLRMVIIVKLPFTVPSDPVFKARCEAIDKSGGSGFYQLALQSATMKLKQGFGRLLRSTADRGVVLILDSRVVTKNYGVYMLRSLPESFHPETMTEGLCDKIENFLYG; encoded by the coding sequence TTGACGAAGCATGACATTTACGAGATCTTCGATAAGGGAGGTCTGCTTGAGAAGAACTTTCCCGGGTACGAATACCGGGAAGGCCAGCTTTTGATGGCTGAAATGGTTCGAGAAAGCTATGAGACCAATGCCATTTCGGCCATTGAGGCGGGAACCGGCATCGGTAAATCCTTTGCGTACCTGGCGGTCGCTCTGTACAATGCGATGAGCAGTCCCGATGAGCGGACCGTCATTGCAACCAGCACGATCAACTTGCAGAAGCAGTTGTACGAAAAGGACATCCCGATGCTCTTTCGGTACCTCGGCTTTTCGTGCAAGACTGCCCTGGCCGTCGGTCGGAGCAACTATGTGTGCATTCTCAGGTTCGTACAGACTCGCGCCGAAGCCAGCTTGCTCAGCCAGGATCCGATGAGTGAACTCTATCAGGTCGGGCAGTGGATCAAGAAAGCAGAGACAGGCCTGTTTGCCGATTATCCTTCACGGTTGAGCTTTGAGCTGCGTTCTGAAATTTGCTGTGATGGGGATTTATGTCCCAATCATAGTTGTGAGTATTTCAAGGAGTGCTTCTTCTTCAAGGCCAAAGCAAAGGCCAAGGAAGCAAAAATCATTGTAAGCAACCACCACCTGCTCTTTACCGATGCCCAGAGCAGGTATATCAGCGATGTGGATTACACAGAGGAAATGATTCTTCCCCCCTTTAATCGCCTGATCATTGACGAGGCTCACAATATTGAATCGAATGCCACTGAGTATTTTACCGATGAGTATGACTCCAGGGAAATGTTGCGTCAGATTCACCGAATCCAGCGTACCGGAAAGTACAGCAGTAAGTCCCTGCTCGAACAACTCGGCGAGTACAGCACTGAAGTGGACATCATCGACCGCATTCAGGATGATATTCACCTGTTTATGCAGGAAGTCGGTACCCTGGACCAATACCTGCTTGCCGTCTTTCAGAAAAATGACTTCCAACCTGTTCTTATCAAGGTGGAACAACAGGGTCGTCTTGCTGATTTTGTGAAGGCAGCCGCCTCGGTTGCCGAGGCTAGCGGTCGGTTGGCAGCAAAGATCAATGTATTTCTTGAACACAATAAAGCCCCCGAGGAATTGGATTCGAAGCTTGCCGAGTTGAAAGTACGCGGGACGAGAATTTCCATGATGAGCGAAGTGCTCACCCGTTTCTGCAACTTTGAGTTATGGCAGGATGAGGTCCACTGGTTCAATGCCGAATCGAACAACCGTGACCGGAATGTACAGGTTCGCATTACCCCTCTATCAATCGCTCCGTTGCTTGTAGATGCACTCTTTACCAAATTGGATACCGTGGTTTGCACCTCTGCAACCTTGGACTTGAGTGATCAGTTTGCCTTCTGGGCGAGTCGGGTGGGGCTGCCGTACGACGAGAGGCGCCCATTTTTGAAGGGCATATTTCTCTCTCCTTTCGACTATCAGAGTCATTTGATGCTTTTGACTCCCTCTGATGCTCCGCTTCCCGCCAAGGAGATGGAGAATCCCTATATCCAATATCTGGCTCAGACTATTTTCAAAGCAGTGCATAGTGCAGGCGGAGGGTCCTTGGTTCTTTTTACCTCCTACGTAATGCTCAAACAAATCAAGCTCATGCTTGCTTCCCAGTTTGAACAAGCGGGTATTACCTTGTTGGCGCAAGGAGACCTGGACCGTTACACCCTGCTCAATCGATTCATAGCAGAACAGGACAGTACGCTCTTTGCAACCTCATCCTTCTGGGAGGGGGTGGATGCCCCCGGCGATACGCTACGGATGGTTATCATTGTCAAGCTTCCGTTCACGGTTCCTTCCGATCCGGTATTCAAGGCACGGTGTGAGGCGATTGACAAGTCCGGCGGCAGTGGGTTTTACCAGCTGGCTTTGCAGTCGGCAACCATGAAACTCAAGCAAGGATTTGGCCGGTTGCTGCGTAGTACTGCAGACAGAGGTGTCGTGTTGATTCTCGACAGCAGGGTTGTCACGAAGAATTACGGAGTCTACATGCTGCGTTCACTTCCCGAGAGTTTTCATCCTGAGACGATGACCGAGGGACTCTGTGATAAAATTGAGAACTTTCTGTATGGTTGA
- a CDS encoding GntR family transcriptional regulator, producing the protein MRAKDTANHVYTSLRKEILNLTIVPAQMMREQDICDRFEASRTPVHVALERLCDAGLLEFVPYKGVRATLLKFSFIYQIIMMRTVLETKVLTQFSQKADPFALERCRHMLRNQEILLASDQFEPSVFYAIDSALHQTWFNEVGFPLFWDAIQDSEVYYTRFRMLDIVEMHNFKEIVQEHAVLLSLLETQQYDQMEGVITYHLFGGIRRMQHMLQSDLSSYFSDAQTIGSYLDRVLSFKRPDCLSE; encoded by the coding sequence ATGCGGGCTAAAGATACAGCGAACCATGTCTATACCTCCTTGCGCAAGGAAATCCTGAATCTTACCATCGTCCCGGCGCAAATGATGCGGGAACAGGATATTTGTGATCGATTTGAGGCTAGTAGGACTCCGGTACATGTTGCACTTGAGAGGCTTTGCGACGCAGGACTCTTGGAGTTCGTCCCCTACAAGGGAGTGCGGGCTACCTTGCTAAAGTTCTCCTTTATTTATCAGATTATTATGATGCGCACGGTTTTGGAGACCAAGGTCCTTACGCAGTTTTCCCAAAAGGCGGACCCCTTCGCCCTGGAGCGTTGCCGTCACATGCTGCGTAATCAGGAAATCTTGCTTGCCAGTGACCAATTTGAACCATCAGTGTTCTATGCAATCGATTCAGCACTCCATCAGACGTGGTTCAACGAAGTTGGATTTCCCTTGTTCTGGGATGCCATTCAGGATTCGGAAGTCTATTACACACGTTTTCGTATGCTTGACATTGTGGAGATGCATAATTTCAAGGAAATCGTACAGGAGCATGCAGTACTGCTTTCGCTGTTGGAAACACAGCAGTATGATCAAATGGAAGGGGTAATAACCTATCATTTATTTGGTGGGATTCGTCGTATGCAGCATATGCTGCAGTCGGATCTCAGTTCGTATTTCAGTGATGCACAAACCATCGGGTCGTACCTTGACAGAGTACTGTCGTTCAAGCGGCCGGATTGTCTTTCAGAGTAG